The nucleotide window acaattgataatgtcagtcagGGCTTTAGAGATGGTATCAggtattagcagcagtagtttggaaggaatatggtcaaatgggtgggatgagggtttcattctctttaatACTGATTGGATCTCTGAAGTTGCGATCGGTTCAAAGGCTTGTATGGAAATGCATTTGTAGGGGTGGAGGTATGCGCTGGAGGGCGCTAAGGTATTAGGTTTCAACTGTGATTGCAGTTTGGttattttgttactgaagaacaTGGCTaattcctctgctttttcttgcgcTTGGTTGAGAGGGATGTCCGGAGGGTTGACTTGAGTTAACTTCGAAACGTAagagaaaagggcttttgaatcaaagatgaggtgatgtatcttgtgagcatagtagtccctttttgttttcaaTGTAGCGCACTTGTATATGTGGAGTGCGAGTTTGTAAGCCGAGTGGGAAGTCGGTGATGGTGCTTtatgccatttactttctttttgtcgAAGGGAGAGTTTAAGTTTATGAAGTTCTTCAttgaaccagggttgtcttttggaggagttgtggtttggtttttttgtaacctgaggacagagtttgtttgctgctgatactgtgatgttggaccaggagtggagagcTGAGTTAGGATTAGAGATGTCTATGAGAGGTAGTTCTGGAACAAGGTGTTTGTGTAGTTCATCGGATGAGCAAAGTTTTCTGTAGATAAATTGCGGTTGAGGATCGTGATTGTTAATCGATTGTGCCAGCGAGAAACTGGTAGAGATTaatgcatggtctgaccaggggaccgaTTTGCATATGGGTGGTGCTGTGTGagagatgcctgagtttacaaaaattAGATCCAGGGTGTGCCCTGCTCTGTCTGTCGGTTTGTTGATTATCTGCATGAATCCCATGGCAGTCATGGCATTTAGGAATGTTTCGCAGTTTGTAGAAGGAGAAGGGtcgtcaacatgtaagttaaaatctcccagtaTAATGGCTGGAGACTCAAGGTTTAGGTGTGTCGCTATTAATTCAAGAATGGGAAAGGTGTCTGAGTCCAGAAGTCCTGGGGGGGGCATAAACTAGCATGATTTGCAGGTGCTCAGATTTGAAGAAGCCagcttcaatttttgaaggagagTAGATTGGAAATTGAGTAAGtcttagctcttttttggctgcaagcagaatacccccaccccttttttctgtCTAGGAATAGAAAAGAAATCGTGTGTTTcagttggaagttggtttattagtgcggtgtccgtatgtttaagccatgtttcagttattgcgcatAGGTCAGGATTAGTGTCCAGAAGAAGGTCATTGAGGattagtgtttttttggtaagagattgggcgttgaataaaatcagagagaaaagagctagGCCTAGAGTCTGTGTAAgcggggaaatcatgatgggaatgagggaTTTGTAAGTAGGTGGACGTGAAAACACTGAAGGTTTTCCTATGGAAATGGACCTTTGTCAGAGAATTGGAATTGGGAGACCAATAGGCATTGAATAGGCTGGTTGGATTAGGTGTTAGATGCGGATTGAGCTGGTGCTGGGGGTTGGTTTGGCTGGCAAGTTTGATGTGTTTGGATGAGTACTGAATCCTCGAAGAGTGCTGGGGTCTGGAAGGATGAGCGCCGGATGAGTGCCTGGTGTGGAAGGCAGAGAGCTGGATGAGTGCCGGATGTGGACGGATGAAAGGAAGAgcgctggaagaatgctggacgTGGacggatgagcgctggatgagagTCGGACGTAGACGGATGaaaggatgagcgctggaagaatgctggacgTGGacggatgagcgctggatgagagTCGGACGTAGACGGATGAAATGATGAgcgctggaagaatgctggacgTGGacggatgagcgctggatgagagTCGGACGTGGAGGGTTTGaaaggatgagcgctggaagaatgctggacaTGGACGGATGAGCTCCGGATGAGTGCCTGGTGTGGAAGGCAGAGAGCTGGATGAGTGCCGGACGTGGACAGATGaaaggatgagcgctggaagaatgctggacaTGGACGTGGacggatgagcgctggatgagagTCGAACGTGGACAGATGaaaggatgagcgctggaagaatgctggacgTGGACGGATGAAAGGATGAACACTGGATGTGTAAGGATGATCACTGGACAGGAATAGGCAAAAGCTGGGCGAGTGCCGGTTGGTTGGTAAGCTGGGAAAAATATTCGATGCTTACTAAAGTtgcgagggttttttttttttttttttataagaggtGCTGCACTTCGGGGAGAAacgaaggggcgaacaaaggggcctgcccctttgtcgcgcaccttctgcgcacgacgcccggcgcgcggcgcctgggagTGTTTCCTTCGTTTAAATCCCCTCTTAGACGCGAGGGGATGACATCATCGGCGCGCcctgagagggggggggaagactcGGATCGCGTCCACGAGCGCTTCTGGCGAAGGAGACGAGCTGCAGGGAGACACGAGGTCGGTATGAGGGCCTTCGGAGGTAGGTGCGAGAAAACAATGGGCCTTAACCCGACGGGCTCGTGCGCCGACCGCGCGGCCCCTTCTCCCAGCTCCTGCCCTGGCTTCCTCCACCGGACCTGTAGGGACCTCGGGTCGCTGCAGAAAGGGCGCCTGGGAGTGTTTCCTTCATTTAAATCCCCTCTTAGACGCGAGGGGATGACATCATCGGCGCGCCCTGAGAGGGGGAGGAAGACTCGGATCGCGTCCACGAGCGCTTCTGGCGAAGGAGACGAGCTGCAGGGAGACACGAGATCGGTATGAGGGCCTTCGGAGGTAGGTGCGAGAAAACAatgggccttaccccgacgggctcgtGCGCCGACCACACGGCCCCTTCTCCCAGCTCCTGCCCTGGCTTCCTCCACCGGACTTTAGGGACCTCGGTTCGCTGCAGAAAGGGCGCCTGGGAGTGTTTCCTTCATTTAAATCCCCTCTTAGACTCGAGGGGATGACATCATCGGCGTGCCCtgagagggggaggaaggctCGGATCGCGTCCACGAGCGCTTCTGACGAAGGAGACGAGCTGCAGGGAGACACGAGGTCGGTGTGAGGGCCCTCGGAGGTAGGTGCGAGAAAAGTAATGATACGGCCACTCTTGCAGCCACACTCGAGCTTGTTTCTACTACTCTGCTCTCAGTGCACTGGCACACTTAGGCCTTTTGTCCCAGGTGGATGCCCATCTCATCCAGGTAAGTGCCCTTCTGGTGCTGCATAAATGGCTTTCTACATTGGACTTTAAGAGGttcatatttaagaacataagaaaatgccatactgggtcagaccaagggtccatcaagcccagcatcctgtttccaacagtggccaatccaggccataagaacctggcaagtacccaaaaactaagtctattccatgttaccattgctaatggcagtggctattctctaagtcaacttaattaatagcaggtaatggacttcttctccgaagacttatccaaaccgtttttaaacacagctacactaactgcactaaccacatcctctggcaataaattgcagagcttaattgtgcgttgagtgaaaaagaattttctcccatttgtcttaaatgtgctacttgctaacttcatggagtgccccctaggccttctattatctgaaagtgtaaataaccgatttacatctacccattatAGACCTCTGGATAAATGTATTTGGCTAACTCGGCCAGGGTATTCAGTCACATTGCTGAATATACCTAGCTAtcttaagtttatccagctaactttatgtcagctcttcagctgtcctaaagttatccagctatgttaatcAGATAACACTGAAAgttggcatttatctggctaacagccaGAGCTGACTTTACTCCAGAAcacctcctccccacctcctgaaCTAGCTGGATAATGTTTTAGCCAGAGAAGAGTTACCCAGCTGCCTTAGGGCCAGTCAACATACCCGACTTTCCAAACCTGGCATTTGATTGGCTGAGTCTGTGATTAGCTGGGCAAATGATGCTGAATATTGACGTGCAAGTGAATAAAGAGAGGTTTGCACTGCTTTAAGAATAAAGATGCTACAAGGAAGAAGGAATCAGGCGTGGGAAGAGGTCCAATGATAAGTTGATGACATGAATATATGAAGGCGATGTCGGATTGTGAATGGAGGGATCATggttaaataaattaatgaaatagTAAGGgcatagaaacacagaatatgacagcAATAAGCACCATAAGGTCCATCTGGTTCGTCCAGTTTATTTCCTTTTCAGTGCCATTGACCACAGTTGATTTCTGACTTTCCATTCAGTTCTTCACAGCTTAGGATTGTCTATGCTTATCCAATgttgtttatcccatgtcctctTGAATTGTGTTACTGTTTATACCTCTACCATCTACACTAGGAAGCCGTTTCAtgtatccaccactctttctttGTAGACAAGGACAAGACAATAATTTGGAACTTAATGAGGCTAATGAATTAACCATCATCCTTTAGAAGTGATCTTTCAAAACAGGGTTGAAACACGTTGTTAGGGCAATCAAAGGAAACACTATCAGTACTGTAGTTGTtatgaggattaaaaaaaatgtcatttacgTACATGATTATAATTTAGATTTGTCATTTAAAAACAGTTATGGtcagtaaaaaaatattaaaggattctttgcacaaaaaaatacatttgcattATTCTAGAAAGGCATAGTTAGAAAATCTGTCTAAAACCATGTACAACAATGTTTTATCATAAGCAAGCATGTTTTAATATACACTTCATCTGTTTTCATTTCACTCATTCTCATCATAAGAATAGAAATATAATGCCATATATCACTGTAAAACACATTTTCCCATAAATGCTGATaagcacaaaatatttttcatcATTTACATTTTCACTATAATAATATATGGCAGGATTAAAGCTGCATCCATCATACGTCTAACTAACCTAGCTGTAAtgaatttttaaatgtaatgGTTTCTGtcacaaaataaaatcatacatAATGTCTTTTGACACAGTTTGCTGCTGAATGCTAGGttttaaatagtaaatacaacTTCATTTTTAATTAGATTTATGAACTCAACCATTTTATACCATCCATGGAAGgctgaaaagattaaaaaaaaaaaagcaacacacatacacagcagtATATCATTAAAGCACAAGACAGATgatttcagaagttatttcaaatattttattcactggacatgtatacacacacatcatAGAGAAGTTGCATGCCAGAAATGAAAGATTATCCAGTGCACAGTTCTTTAGACAAACCAAAGCAGATTCTACCTGGATACTTGAGGCATTTGCTTTGTGTAAAGTGCATGCTAACCATATTGGAAGGGACAGGTTGACACCGTCCTGATTTTGCCCCATTCTGTGCATGGAGTTATAGTACTGGTTTCTTAGGAAAACCAGGACTATACTTCTATGCTtgtaaaagggggaaaaaaaaacccagaacagACTCGGCCGTTTCGTTTTGTCATGGTTACTCCAGCCAAGTTGTTTAAAGGCTGGGTTTAGGGTTGCAGAGCCGTGAGCAAGGGGCAAGCACTAGAAAGAGAGAAGTCAAGGACAAATAAATATTCTGCACTCTCTCCCCCGCCCTCTCCACTGACTTGAAATAACAAATAAGCCAGCTCACCAGAGGGGAATCATTAAAAATAATTTGCACAGGCTTTCTGTTCTGCGAGCCCTTTTTGTGATACAATATTTCCTTCAGTGATTATCACTGCGGACCATGTTCCTGCCATATGGGTAGGAACTGGGCTAGGAGGCTTCTCAATACCTGAGTGGTTAATTAGGAGCTGTTGGCGGGCCACAAGCAGCAGGATTGAaatccctcttctctctcctacAATGAGTAGCTTCTTTAGCAGCAGAAACCACCAGGGACAGCCA belongs to Rhinatrema bivittatum chromosome 7, aRhiBiv1.1, whole genome shotgun sequence and includes:
- the LOC115096163 gene encoding putative protein TPRXL — its product is MSSILPALILSSVHVRHSSSSLPSTPGTHPELIRPCPAFFQRSSFQTLHVRLSSSAHPSTSSILPALIISSVYVRLSSSAHPSTSSILPALILSSVYVRLSSSAHPSTSSILPALFLSSVHIRHSSSSLPSTPGTHPALILPDPSTLRGFSTHPNTSNLPAKPTPSTSSIRI